Proteins co-encoded in one Actinomadura luteofluorescens genomic window:
- a CDS encoding urease accessory protein UreF has protein sequence MSARPGTADLDPLLAQLQLTDSGFPSGMYTLSHGLEGYVQLRITGPENLRELLTDLLYNAVGPADAAALALAHRAAREGDWDGLVRVDRRLHAIKLNREQRNASTRTGRQVLDTAAFAFPVPEAARLAELVADRAAPGNHAVVVGALHAGLGVPAAHAVAADLYAFAASWTAAAVRLARTDFRRAQRLLGEVRPDLARVARAALAVRDPRELHGSVPVADVVSAAHERAEARLFVT, from the coding sequence GCTCCAGCTCACCGACTCCGGCTTCCCGAGCGGGATGTACACGCTGTCGCACGGGCTGGAGGGGTACGTCCAGCTCCGGATCACGGGGCCGGAGAACCTGCGCGAGCTGCTGACCGACCTGCTGTACAACGCGGTGGGCCCCGCGGACGCGGCCGCCCTGGCACTGGCGCACCGCGCGGCGCGCGAGGGGGACTGGGACGGGCTGGTCCGCGTCGACCGGCGGCTGCACGCGATCAAGCTCAACCGCGAGCAGCGGAACGCCTCGACCCGGACCGGCCGGCAGGTCCTGGACACGGCGGCCTTCGCCTTCCCGGTGCCCGAGGCCGCCCGGCTGGCGGAGCTGGTGGCGGACAGGGCCGCACCGGGCAACCACGCGGTGGTGGTGGGCGCGCTCCACGCGGGGCTCGGCGTCCCGGCGGCGCACGCGGTCGCCGCCGACCTGTACGCGTTCGCCGCGAGCTGGACGGCGGCGGCGGTGCGGCTGGCCCGCACCGACTTCCGCCGCGCCCAGAGGCTGCTGGGCGAGGTCCGCCCGGACCTCGCACGGGTCGCGCGGGCGGCGCTCGCCGTCCGCGACCCGCGGGAGCTGCACGGCTCGGTGCCCGTCGCCGACGTCGTCTCGGCCGCGCACGAGCGGGCGGAGGCCCGCCTGTTCGTCACCTGA
- the ureG gene encoding urease accessory protein UreG has product MELEKVFKVGIGGPVGSGKTALIEALVPRLRTLGRQVGVITNDIYTQEDAEHVRRTLAGTLDPERIVGVETGACPHTAVRDDPTMNLAAAAELLDRFPEVDLLLFESGGDNLTLTFSPALADVFIFVLDTAEGEKMPRKRGPGTTDSDLLVINKIDIAPYVRTDLSVMERDARAVRGEGPVALTDCLAGTGVADVVDFIEARAGAACTSPV; this is encoded by the coding sequence ATGGAGCTGGAGAAGGTCTTCAAGGTGGGCATCGGCGGCCCGGTCGGGAGCGGCAAGACGGCGCTGATCGAGGCGCTGGTCCCGCGGCTGCGGACGCTGGGCCGCCAGGTCGGTGTGATCACCAACGACATCTACACGCAGGAGGACGCCGAGCACGTCCGCCGCACCCTGGCCGGGACGCTCGACCCCGAGCGGATCGTGGGGGTCGAGACGGGGGCGTGCCCGCACACCGCCGTCCGCGACGACCCGACCATGAACCTGGCGGCGGCGGCCGAGCTGCTCGACCGCTTCCCCGAAGTCGACCTGCTGCTGTTCGAGAGCGGCGGCGACAACCTCACGCTCACGTTCAGCCCGGCGCTGGCCGACGTGTTCATCTTCGTCCTGGACACCGCCGAGGGCGAGAAGATGCCGCGCAAGCGCGGCCCCGGCACCACCGACTCCGACCTGCTGGTCATCAACAAGATCGACATCGCGCCGTACGTCCGCACCGACCTCTCGGTGATGGAGCGGGACGCGCGGGCGGTGCGCGGCGAGGGCCCGGTCGCGCTGACCGACTGCCTCGCCGGGACCGGCGTCGCGGACGTCGTCGACTTCATCGAGGCGCGGGCGGGAGCGGCGTGTACCTCGCCGGTGTAG